In the genome of Plasmodium chabaudi chabaudi strain AS genome assembly, chromosome: 6, one region contains:
- a CDS encoding CIR protein produces the protein MSKKVCEAIKSANDLFKVEKNDLGSFIKYDDSLKAYCPTPNHLNKQECTYYEQVVASAFIALLTLFKNDDDDEEDVLEDDKLAEYAILWLCYKINQETHKFSNLNKFYNKYIMNNEKNIKESNGAEAYKSYKDIINNKICSNTINIKETSKLYEAFEILCKMYNELDDDAKNCTKCLEDANKFVSKYEDLNKDSNITKNNHYYQVWNILSTGYDNFKKKCVNDQSSFPSLPPLPTIEQIQLPAKCSEELSIQPTVLSPDAASSSSSIASKLIPALLIFAIPVFLGISYKYSLFGFDKRAHRQYLREKIKKIKKKINLNI, from the exons atgtcTAAGAAAGtg TGTGAAGCAATTAAGTCGGCCaatgatttatttaaagTGGAAAAGAACGATTTAGGaagttttattaaatatgatgATTCATTGAAAGCTTATTGCCCTACCCCAAATCATCTGAATAAGCAAGAATGTACTTATTATGAACAAGTAGTTGCCTCTGCTTTTATAGCATTACTAACTTTATTTAAgaatgatgatgatgatgagGAGGATGTTTTAGAAGATGATAAACTTGCTGAATACGCTATTTTATGGTtatgttataaaattaatcaaGAGACGCATAAATTTagcaatttaaataaattttataataaatatataatgaataatgagaaaaatattaaggAATCGAATGGTGCTGAAGCTTATAAAAGTTATAaggatattataaataataaaatatgttcgaatactattaatattaaagaaaCGTCTAAACTTTATGAAGCATTTGaaattttatgtaaaatgtataatgaACTTGATGATGACGCCAAAAATTGTACAAAATGTTTGGAAGATgcaaataaatttgtttcaaaatatgaagATCTTAACAAAGATTCTAATATtactaaaaataatcaCTATTATCAAGTAtggaatatattatcaactggttatgataattttaaaaagaaatgtgTTAATGATCAATCTAGCTTTCCATCTCTTCCACCACTTCCAACGATTGAGCAAATACAACTTCCTGCAAAATGTTCTGAAGAACTTTCTATACAACCTACTGTACTAAGTCCTGACGCTGCATCATCAAGTTCGTCTATAGCAAGCAAATTAATTCCAGCCTTATTGATATTCGCAATACCAGTTTTCTTGGGAATTTCTTATAag tattcattatttggatTTGATAAACGGGCTCATAGACAATATttaagagaaaaaataaaaaaaataaagaagaaaataaatcttaatatataa